One genomic segment of Huiozyma naganishii CBS 8797 chromosome 8, complete genome includes these proteins:
- the MHP1 gene encoding Mhp1p (similar to Saccharomyces cerevisiae MHP1 (YJL042W); ancestral locus Anc_5.259): MDSKDTQHYFREHNLPSLDVDWLMGCKKRRPSAGSKGWDVSGQQQHGKSNRDGEGERSEDPTPTRVHVPHADAEVCERVKRRNSIPAELENGGPRFPFGGGVASDETSLDSANAHHLRKPDGVDPAAGARRVRSMSVGDTEDMRMRAQSVEAARQQQQHKPEKKPSFFKSLFGGGHKKHVSTSSSIPVIKPRRPSIPHVSRDGDTAHRTRYRENRGESPSASTTSSVSSLQRDGRDAEVTWQGRYAQPSTGTTTTTAIPPDMTPLTKSQTASATVLPYHSTPQDHHHHHHHHHDQHGTIREGEEASNFQGLGTTATNNSSDSIISDEQEDPRLIEFLKYYKSKNYAMSAFSKVNFNAGKAKQNSGNVTLEKLRKPGKASFSIDEHLAEGDHKNNVRFDSRGRPIPAHPDNPKLPSAFKKVNRNKKSHVNPEPDKTDDSSTTLSSVPQSSSSNKFGAFLKRVTSYGAGSSTENMKSDESIASTSGVRHHTVSQFDASAATTVPGLEDLGTFKHVAFAANTYFNDPPQQICSKNPRKGEVEVKPNGSVVIHRLTPQEKRRVLKEYSSGIVVGGTGQLKLLVPMEADSEVDLKKQEEQVPIRHGDSAEEQETPTKTETESEVSAKLRNMKLAAAEAAAEARAKETPNDLNRTATNNEEEVSVSKMASHLTIDKPMVSRRSSSNILSSSNSSASLLSHESDSANAEKDEIFPPPTLKIPHQLVYTRCCHLREILPIPAILKQLKPGSTDPIPLLQLRNPRPSMVEILSFSDFISIAPISCISLDGVHLTAEMFQIILSSLMFKPTFEKLSLRNTPLDSEGWKILSYFISKCKSLLALDLTMVPHIKTNVQKPSKSSLKNKLPRMECHMEDRSDMNWHLIAGAIAFREGLEEIIVSGAKMTFAQLKTFIEVACGSTTRLGLAYNDLSAKQCEILANWIVYSRVTGLDIGFNNLKGKLAPFSAAIWNKIYGNSESNEFKYLSLNGTQLEVNEHDTSENNDFLKLLSILCYSENLKFLDLSNNPLIFPACIPTLLNCLPIFVSLLRLHIDYENITTPALVTLAECLPLCKQLSYLSVLGTELDLASCKALVEAFKKSKTLITLDVDYIYMPDSIKEKISLYAIRNIQTQLERVRKNATKEQIKQFNETHHYHHHTPDNDNQIQTLQDELANLLTVKRSTVKKEVYDKMVEEFVKKAELGREKIRKVVQDLFSLRMEGELNLEGKETLIRLCFIDASLEKGIKLLENTHSNTGRARDTVRGFGSVQSLSDTSTSDVSTLNPRETVLSSPSFGNSGHVALLPFGNAQIDTSHRNAEDTIEFRDNGPTALVDPLSVKPENGNGTAGEQDEETVVPPAKHAISPEEKDTLVKAAKSMDSDQVKEFLLKNDVSTVISVIDELHKQGFHLHHIFKKDATDKGDDDTDSPISDEQDAPASKGTTEPEESAHRMDHNETEAIDAAYDQVLDHLQKVRTSAGSTPLPKK, encoded by the coding sequence ATGGACTCGAAGGATACGCAACACTATTTCAGGGAGCACAACCTGCCCTCGCTCGATGTTGACTGGCTGATGGGATGCAAGAAGCGGAGACCGTCTGCTGGCTCGAAGGGTTGGGATGTTTCGGGTCAACAGCAACATGGAAAGAGCAACAGAGACGGAGAGGGGGAGCGCAGTGAGGACCCCACGCCGACGAGGGTCCACGTACCACATGCCGATGCAGAGGTTTGCGAGCGGGtcaagaggaggaactcGATTCCTGCTGAGCTGGAGAACGGCGGGCCCCGGTTCCCGTTTGGCGGCGGTGTTGCATCTGACGAAACCTCGCTGGACAGTGCCAATGCACACCATCTTCGCAAACCTGATGGAGTGGACCCTGCAGCGGGTGCCAGGAGGGTGCGGTCAATGTCCGTGGGGGACACAGAGGATATGAGGATGCGTGCGCAGTCCGTGGAGGCCGCacgtcaacaacaacagcacaAACCGGAGAAGAAGCCtagcttcttcaaaagcTTGTTTGGAGGAGGGCACAAGAAACATGTGTCAACATCGAGTTCAATTCCGGTGATTAAACCACGTAGACCGTCTATCCCGCATGTCAGCCGTGACGGAGATACAGCACACAGGACGCGCTACAGAGAGAACCGCGGGGAAAGCCCATCTGCATCTACTACATCGAGTGTATCGTCGCTGCAGCGGGATGGCAGGGACGCAGAGGTGACATGGCAGGGGAGGTATGCACAACCAAGTACTGgtacaacaacaacaacagcgaTCCCACCGGATATGACCCCCCTGACCAAGTCGCAGACAGCATCGGCTACCGTGTTGCCGTATCACAGCACACCGCAGGaccaccatcaccatcaccatcatcatcacGACCAACACGGAACTATACGCGAGGGCGAGGAGGCGTCGAATTTTCAAGGTCTGGGAACCACGGCAACTAACAATTCGTCAGACAGTATTATAAGCGATGAGCAGGAGGATCCGCGTCTTATCGAGTTCCTCAAGTACTACAAGTCGAAAAACTACGCAATGTCCGCTTTCAGCAAGGTGAATTTCAATGCGGGAAAGGCCAAACAGAACTCCGGTAACGTAACTCTGGAAAAACTGAGGAAACCCGGGAAGGCATCGTTCTCAATAGACGAACATCTTGCGGAGGGAGATCACAAGAATAACGTACGGTTTGACTCCAGGGGGAGACCTATACCGGCCCATCCAGATAATCCGAAACTGCCCTCCGCtttcaagaaggtcaaccggaacaagaagagtCATGTGAACCCAGAGCCAGACAAGACAGACGACAGCTCGACAACACTCTCATCTGTTCCGCAAAGCTCATCCTCAAACAAGTTTGGTGCGTTCCTGAAAAGAGTAACATCGTACGGGGCTGGGTCCAGTACCGAGAACATGAAATCGGACGAATCAATTGCCTCCACCTCAGGTGTACGGCACCATACAGTATCGCAATTTGATGCATCAGCGGCCACCACGGTGCCCGGGCTCGAGGATCTGGGGACCTTTAAGCATGTCGCATTTGCGGCAAATACGTACTTCAATGACCCACCACAGCAGATCTGCTCCAAGAACCCGAGGAAAGGAGAAGTGGAGGTGAAACCTAACGGATCGGTGGTGATACATCGACTGACCCCACAggagaaaagaagagtCTTGAAGGAGTACAGCAGTGGGATCGTTGTCGGCGGTACCGGTCAGCTCAAATTGCTTGTTCCAATGGAAGCTGACTCGGAGGTCGACCTAAAGAAACAGGAGGAACAGGTCCCCATACGGCACGGAGATTCAGCGGAAGAACAGGAGACGCCAACGAAAACGGAGACGGAAAGTGAGGTCTCTGCGAAGTTGCGTAACATGAAACTAGCCGCGGCGGAAGCCGCAGCAGAGGCCAGAGCAAAGGAGACCCCAAATGACCTCAACAGGACAGCAACAaacaacgaggaggaagtcTCCGTTAGCAAAATGGCTTCCCACTTGACAATTGACAAACCCATGGTAAGTCGGCGTTCATCCTCAAATATACTCTCTTCGTCGAACTCCTCTGCATCTTTGCTGTCGCACGAATCTGACTCTGCAAATGCGGAAAAGGATGAAATCTTTCCTCCACCAACTTTAAAAATCCCACACCAGCTTGTATACACGAGATGTTGTCATTTGAGGGAAATCTTACCGATCCCTGCTATTCTGAAACAATTGAAGCCTGGGTCCACTGATCCAATTCCACTTTTGCAACTAAGGAACCCGCGACCATCTATGGTCGAAATTCTCTCGTTCAGCGACTTCATCAGTATTGCTCCAATTTCGTGTATCTCTTTGGACGGTGTCCATTTGACAGCAGAAATGTTCCAAATAATATTGAGCAGTTTGATGTTCAAGCCAacatttgaaaaactctCTCTGCGCAACACGCCCCTCGACTCGGAAGGTTGGAAAATCTTGAGCTACTTTATCTCCAAATGTAAGTCGCTGCTGGCACTAGATTTGACAATGGTGCCCCATATCAAGACAAATGTGCAAAAGCCGTCGAAATCATCCTTGAAAAATAAACTACCTAGAATGGAATGCCATATGGAGGATAGATCAGATATGAACTGGCATTTGATAGCAGGTGCCATTGCGTTTAGAGAAGGATTGGAGGAAATCATAGTGTCAGGGGCGAAAATGACATTTGCACAGCTGAAAACATTCATTGAGGTGGCATGTGGCTCCACTACTAGACTGGGGCTCGCATATAACGATCTATCAGCCAAGCAGTGTGAAATTCTGGCGAACTGGATAGTGTATTCACGAGTGACAGGGCTGGATATTGGATTCAACAATCTGAAGGGCAAATTAGCGCCCTTCAGCGCTGCCATTTGGAACAAAATTTACGGTAATTCGGAGAGCAACGAGTTCAAGTATTTATCATTGAATGGGACTCAGTTGGAAGTCAACGAACACGATACATCGGAGAATAATGATTTTTTAAAGCTGTTGAGCATTTTATGTTACTCAGAAAATCTGAAATTCCTTGACCTATCGAACAATCCATTGATATTTCCGGCCTGTATACCAACACTATTGAACTGCTTACCGATATTTGTGAGCTTATTAAGACTGCACATTGATTACGAAAACATAACGACTCCAGCGTTGGTGACTTTGGCTGAGTGCCTCCCACTCTGTAAACAATTGAGTTATTTGTCCGTTTTGGGCACAGAATTGGATCTTGCGTCCTGCAAGGCACTGGTAGAAGCATTTAAAAAGAGCAAGACATTAATTACTTTGGACGTGGATTACATATACATGCCAGATTCTATCAAAGAGAAAATCTCATTGTACGCAATTAGAAACATTCAAACTCAACTGGAGCGTGTGAGGAAGAATGCAACCAAAGAACAGATTAAGCAATTTAACGAAACGCACCATTACCACCATCATACTCCTGATAACGACAACCAGATTCAAACTCTTCAAGATGAATTGGCCAATTTGTTGACTGTTAAGCGTTCCACCGTGAAAAAGGAGGTCTACGATAAGATGGTCGAAGAGTTTGTTAAAAAAGCGGAACTGGGTCGTGAGAAGATTAGGAAAGTTGTGCAGGATCTGTTTAGTTTAAGAATGGAGGGTGAGTTGAATTTGGAAGGTAAAGAGACATTAATTAGATTGTGTTTTATTGATGCCAGTTTGGAAAAGGGTATCAAACTACTGGAAAATACGCATTCTAATACCGGGAGAGCACGCGACACAGTCAGGGGGTTTGGTTCTGTCCAAAGTTTGTCTGACACCAGTACCTCGGACGTATCGACGCTAAATCCCAGAGAAACGGTTTTATCGTCACCATCGTTTGGGAATAGCGGTCACGTTGCGCTACTGCCCTTTGGTAATGCTCAAATCGATACCTCCCATAGGAATGCGGAGGATACTATTGAATTTAGGGACAATGGTCCCACTGCACTGGTGGACCCCTTATCTGTAAAACCTGAGAACGGAAATGGCACAGCGGGGgaacaagatgaagagACTGTTGTACCACCAGCTAAACACGCTATCTCTCCAGAAGAGAAGGACACGCTCGTTAAGGCAGCGAAGTCAATGGACAGTGATCAAGTCAAGGagtttttgttgaaaaacGACGTGAGCACCGTGATCAGCGTAATCGACGAACTACACAAGCAAGGGTTTCATCTCCACCACATATTTAAAAAGGATGCAACCGATAAAGGTGATGACGATACAGATTCGCCGATCAGTGACGAACAAGATGCTCCTGCATCAAAGGGAACTACTGAACCTGAAGAATCAGCACATAGGATGGATCACAACGAAACAGAAGCTATTGATGCTGCTTACGATCAGGTTTTGGACCATTTGCAGAAGGTGAGAACTTCGGCGGGCTCGACTCCACtcccaaaaaaatga